The following are encoded together in the Leucoraja erinacea ecotype New England chromosome 13, Leri_hhj_1, whole genome shotgun sequence genome:
- the LOC129702574 gene encoding immunoglobulin lambda-1 light chain-like isoform X2, with amino-acid sequence MSAARDTLHYRSPPHSQTSAAMSPLANPFILVLLQSLLGEGKYQRLTVSQTPRSILALRGQSVKINCSFSHENYEQVWIKWERNHPARRLCDYTFNRLKANYTQRDCTQRTDIMLDLTTSSFILTISNLQVNDSDIYLCRMSLEIPPPVQIVEGSSTNLTVEARPRVWVSAEPVSTPTQGVRLTCTSLDFYPGPIQVSWFADGHQLTNGTETGPLSPNPDGSFSISSFLNLTLTAWGQGGDYTCQVNHSTLHKPITQHISAHYPGKENITCAIGRVTVLAVAMLIVMASLVCYFKRKLYFTEMTLPGTSKR; translated from the exons ATGAGTGCAGCAAGGGACACATTACATTACAGATCTCCTCCCCATTCACAG ACCTCGGCTGCCATGTCACCGCTGGCAAATCCGTTCATTCTCGTTCTACTGCAGTCCCTCCTCGGTGAAG GAAAATACCAAAGGCTGACGGTGTCACAGACTCCAAGATCGATATTGGCACTGAGGGGCCAGAGCGTGAAGATAAACTGTTCCTTCAGCCATGAAAACTACGAGCAAGTGTGGATCAAATGGGAACGCAATCATCCTGCCCGCAGGCTTTGTGACTACACGTTCAACAGATTGAAAGCCAATTATACGCAGAGGGACTGTACACAACGTACCGACATTATGCTGGACCTCACAACAAGCTCGTTCATACTGACAATCTCCAACCTACAAGTCAATGATTCTGACATCTATCTCTGCCGGATGTCCCTTGAAATACCCCCTCCTGTTCAAATAGTCGAGGGTAGCTCGACCAACCTGACCGTGGAAG CTCGTCCGCGGGTCTGGGTGAGCGCGGAGCCCGTGTCCACCCCCACCCAGGGGGTCCGGCTCACCTGCACGTCGCTGGACTTCTACCCCGGCCCCATCCAGGTGTCCTGGTTTGCAGACGGACACCAGCTCACCAACGGGACGGAGACCGggcccctctcccccaaccctgACGGCTCCTTCTCCATCTCCAGCTTCCTGAACCTCACCCTCACCGCCTGGGGCCAGGGCGGAGACTACACCTGCCAGGTGAACCACTCCACGCTCCACAAACCCATCACACAACACATTTCTGCGCACTATCCAG GcaaagaaaatattacttgtgctATAGGAAGAGTCACAGTCTTAGCTGTGGCAATGCTGATTGTGATGGCATCACTTGTTTGCTATTTCAAACGCA AATTATACTTCACTGAAATGACTCTTCCAGGAACATCGAAGCgatga
- the LOC129702574 gene encoding immunoglobulin lambda-1 light chain-like isoform X1 encodes MSAARDTLHYRSPPHSQTSAAMSPLANPFILVLLQSLLGEGKYQRLTVSQTPRSILALRGQSVKINCSFSHENYEQVWIKWERNHPARRLCDYTFNRLKANYTQRDCTQRTDIMLDLTTSSFILTISNLQVNDSDIYLCRMSLEIPPPVQIVEGSSTNLTVEARPRVWVSAEPVSTPTQGVRLTCTSLDFYPGPIQVSWFADGHQLTNGTETGPLSPNPDGSFSISSFLNLTLTAWGQGGDYTCQVNHSTLHKPITQHISAHYPGKENITCAIGRVTVLAVAMLIVMASLVCYFKRRKAGRKAGVLRGNGLHHDSLRLEAGSRNNYTSLK; translated from the exons ATGAGTGCAGCAAGGGACACATTACATTACAGATCTCCTCCCCATTCACAG ACCTCGGCTGCCATGTCACCGCTGGCAAATCCGTTCATTCTCGTTCTACTGCAGTCCCTCCTCGGTGAAG GAAAATACCAAAGGCTGACGGTGTCACAGACTCCAAGATCGATATTGGCACTGAGGGGCCAGAGCGTGAAGATAAACTGTTCCTTCAGCCATGAAAACTACGAGCAAGTGTGGATCAAATGGGAACGCAATCATCCTGCCCGCAGGCTTTGTGACTACACGTTCAACAGATTGAAAGCCAATTATACGCAGAGGGACTGTACACAACGTACCGACATTATGCTGGACCTCACAACAAGCTCGTTCATACTGACAATCTCCAACCTACAAGTCAATGATTCTGACATCTATCTCTGCCGGATGTCCCTTGAAATACCCCCTCCTGTTCAAATAGTCGAGGGTAGCTCGACCAACCTGACCGTGGAAG CTCGTCCGCGGGTCTGGGTGAGCGCGGAGCCCGTGTCCACCCCCACCCAGGGGGTCCGGCTCACCTGCACGTCGCTGGACTTCTACCCCGGCCCCATCCAGGTGTCCTGGTTTGCAGACGGACACCAGCTCACCAACGGGACGGAGACCGggcccctctcccccaaccctgACGGCTCCTTCTCCATCTCCAGCTTCCTGAACCTCACCCTCACCGCCTGGGGCCAGGGCGGAGACTACACCTGCCAGGTGAACCACTCCACGCTCCACAAACCCATCACACAACACATTTCTGCGCACTATCCAG GcaaagaaaatattacttgtgctATAGGAAGAGTCACAGTCTTAGCTGTGGCAATGCTGATTGTGATGGCATCACTTGTTTGCTATTTCAAACGCA GGAAAGCTGGCAGAAAGGCTGGTGTGTTGCGAGGAAACGGTCTACATCACGATTCTCTGCGACTCGAAGCCGGCTCAAGAAAC AATTATACTTCACTGAAATGA
- the LOC129702574 gene encoding immunoglobulin lambda-1 light chain-like isoform X3, translating to MSAARDTLHYRSPPHSQTSAAMSPLANPFILVLLQSLLGEGKYQRLTVSQTPRSILALRGQSVKINCSFSHENYEQVWIKWERNHPARRLCDYTFNRLKANYTQRDCTQRTDIMLDLTTSSFILTISNLQVNDSDIYLCRMSLEIPPPVQIVEGSSTNLTVEARPRVWVSAEPVSTPTQGVRLTCTSLDFYPGPIQVSWFADGHQLTNGTETGPLSPNPDGSFSISSFLNLTLTAWGQGGDYTCQVNHSTLHKPITQHISAHYPGKAGRKAGVLRGNGLHHDSLRLEAGSRNNYTSLK from the exons ATGAGTGCAGCAAGGGACACATTACATTACAGATCTCCTCCCCATTCACAG ACCTCGGCTGCCATGTCACCGCTGGCAAATCCGTTCATTCTCGTTCTACTGCAGTCCCTCCTCGGTGAAG GAAAATACCAAAGGCTGACGGTGTCACAGACTCCAAGATCGATATTGGCACTGAGGGGCCAGAGCGTGAAGATAAACTGTTCCTTCAGCCATGAAAACTACGAGCAAGTGTGGATCAAATGGGAACGCAATCATCCTGCCCGCAGGCTTTGTGACTACACGTTCAACAGATTGAAAGCCAATTATACGCAGAGGGACTGTACACAACGTACCGACATTATGCTGGACCTCACAACAAGCTCGTTCATACTGACAATCTCCAACCTACAAGTCAATGATTCTGACATCTATCTCTGCCGGATGTCCCTTGAAATACCCCCTCCTGTTCAAATAGTCGAGGGTAGCTCGACCAACCTGACCGTGGAAG CTCGTCCGCGGGTCTGGGTGAGCGCGGAGCCCGTGTCCACCCCCACCCAGGGGGTCCGGCTCACCTGCACGTCGCTGGACTTCTACCCCGGCCCCATCCAGGTGTCCTGGTTTGCAGACGGACACCAGCTCACCAACGGGACGGAGACCGggcccctctcccccaaccctgACGGCTCCTTCTCCATCTCCAGCTTCCTGAACCTCACCCTCACCGCCTGGGGCCAGGGCGGAGACTACACCTGCCAGGTGAACCACTCCACGCTCCACAAACCCATCACACAACACATTTCTGCGCACTATCCAG GGAAAGCTGGCAGAAAGGCTGGTGTGTTGCGAGGAAACGGTCTACATCACGATTCTCTGCGACTCGAAGCCGGCTCAAGAAAC AATTATACTTCACTGAAATGA